The proteins below come from a single Asanoa ferruginea genomic window:
- a CDS encoding YbjN domain-containing protein produces the protein MEAPGGTLLPLTNELIAGVLDGHGYAFAQDPDGDLVGRWDDNLIYFFRLGRAGEILQVRTLVSRVFEIDDVLPLYGFCNAWNQDKLWPKAFVHVNDNGTVRVLGEVVADLEHGVSSDQLDQLLTCGITSGCQLADALEDLKL, from the coding sequence GTGGAAGCGCCGGGCGGAACGCTGTTGCCCCTGACCAACGAGCTGATCGCGGGCGTTCTCGACGGGCACGGCTACGCGTTCGCCCAGGACCCCGACGGTGACCTCGTCGGCCGCTGGGACGACAACCTGATCTATTTCTTCCGGCTCGGCCGGGCCGGCGAGATCCTCCAGGTCCGCACGCTGGTCAGCCGGGTCTTCGAGATCGACGACGTGCTGCCCCTCTACGGGTTCTGCAACGCCTGGAACCAGGACAAGCTCTGGCCGAAGGCGTTCGTGCACGTCAACGACAACGGCACGGTCCGGGTGCTGGGCGAGGTGGTGGCCGACCTCGAGCACGGTGTCAGCTCCGACCAGCTCGACCAGTTGCTGACCTGTGGCATCACCAGCGGCTGCCAGCTCGCCGACGCGCTGGAAGACTTGAAGCTGTGA